One region of Thiorhodovibrio frisius genomic DNA includes:
- the ggt gene encoding gamma-glutamyltransferase encodes MIPTARPLRVLPGVRLLCAILLFGLSAAHGAPVTPPAAAIASAHPAATQAGEQILAAGGNAFDAAIAVAATLAVVEPYSSGLGGGGFWLLHLSGEDRSVFVDGRERAPLAASPDMYLNNSGELVPELALNGPLAAGIPGVPAALDHLAAHYARLPLSQSLAPAIRLARDGFTIDAHYRRLADWRLEVLRASPAADEQFLLAGEVPPEGHLLRQPELAGTLERIAARGRDGFYTGELAEQLVAGVREAGGIWTMEDLRDYRIIERAPIVFDYGDWTITSAPPPSAGGVGLAQMLGMLADLNINAQDRVTRVHLSVEAMRRAYRDRAAFLGDPDQVEMPLARLMHPFYLVGLARDIDPNWATPSQPPALQEAAGEPADEGRDTTHFSILDKEGNRVAATLSINYPFGAGFVPPGTGVLLNDEMDDFAAQPGVANAYGLVGGEANAIAPGKRMLSSMSPTFVESDQGVAILGTPGGSRIITMVLNAVLALTEGGTPADWVAAPRFHHQYLPDVIQHEPAAFDAEEAAALQAMGHRLEPVDPGMFGNMQVIYWDRSKQRVQAASDPRGQGEAKVLTGAP; translated from the coding sequence ATGATTCCAACCGCCCGCCCCCTCAGGGTGTTGCCCGGCGTGCGGCTGCTGTGCGCGATCCTGCTGTTCGGCCTGTCCGCCGCCCATGGCGCGCCCGTCACCCCACCAGCTGCGGCTATTGCCAGCGCGCATCCGGCGGCCACGCAAGCCGGGGAGCAAATACTTGCCGCCGGGGGCAATGCCTTCGATGCCGCCATCGCGGTGGCAGCAACGCTGGCCGTGGTAGAGCCTTATAGCTCCGGGCTCGGCGGTGGCGGCTTCTGGCTGCTGCACCTGAGCGGCGAAGACCGCTCAGTCTTTGTCGACGGCCGCGAACGGGCGCCGCTGGCTGCCAGTCCCGATATGTATCTGAACAATTCCGGCGAACTGGTGCCAGAGCTGGCGCTGAACGGCCCGCTAGCGGCCGGAATACCCGGTGTCCCGGCGGCGCTGGATCATCTCGCGGCCCACTATGCGCGTCTGCCTCTAAGTCAAAGTCTGGCCCCCGCCATCCGCCTGGCACGCGATGGTTTCACGATTGATGCGCATTACCGACGACTGGCCGACTGGCGCCTGGAGGTGCTGCGCGCATCACCCGCCGCTGACGAACAATTCCTGCTCGCCGGCGAAGTGCCGCCCGAGGGCCATTTGCTGCGCCAACCCGAGCTGGCCGGCACGCTAGAGCGCATCGCCGCGCGTGGGCGTGACGGCTTCTACACCGGCGAACTGGCCGAACAACTGGTCGCCGGCGTGCGCGAAGCCGGCGGCATCTGGACGATGGAAGACCTGCGCGACTACCGTATCATCGAGCGCGCGCCCATTGTGTTTGACTACGGTGACTGGACGATCACCAGTGCGCCGCCGCCCTCGGCAGGCGGTGTCGGGTTGGCGCAGATGCTTGGCATGCTGGCCGACCTGAACATTAATGCCCAGGACCGCGTCACACGCGTGCATCTGAGCGTCGAGGCCATGCGCCGCGCCTATCGGGACCGCGCGGCCTTTCTTGGCGATCCGGATCAGGTCGAGATGCCGCTCGCGCGCCTGATGCATCCCTTCTATCTTGTCGGGCTGGCACGCGATATCGACCCGAATTGGGCCACCCCCAGCCAGCCGCCGGCCCTGCAAGAGGCTGCGGGTGAGCCGGCCGACGAGGGTCGAGACACCACCCATTTCTCAATTCTGGACAAGGAAGGCAACCGAGTCGCCGCCACGCTCAGCATCAATTACCCCTTTGGTGCCGGCTTTGTGCCGCCGGGAACCGGCGTGCTGCTGAACGACGAGATGGACGATTTCGCCGCCCAGCCTGGGGTTGCTAATGCCTATGGCCTTGTCGGTGGCGAGGCAAACGCCATCGCGCCCGGCAAGCGCATGCTTTCAAGTATGAGCCCGACCTTTGTCGAGTCCGATCAGGGTGTGGCCATTCTCGGCACGCCTGGCGGCAGCCGCATCATCACCATGGTGCTCAATGCCGTGCTGGCGTTGACCGAAGGCGGCACGCCGGCCGACTGGGTGGCCGCGCCGCGCTTTCACCACCAGTATCTGCCCGATGTCATCCAGCACGAGCCGGCCGCCTTCGACGCCGAAGAGGCCGCCGCACTCCAGGCCATGGGCCATCGGCTGGAGCCAGTTGACCCTGGCATGTTCGGTAACATGCAGGTCATTTACTGGGACCGGAGCAAGCAGCGCGTCCAGGCCGCGAGCGATCCGCGCGGCCAAGGCGAGGCGAAGGTGCTGACTGGCGCACCTTAG
- a CDS encoding SPOR domain-containing protein yields the protein MAKTATRSSPSSRKRDRPQSTGAFWFLLGSLVGAFGMGLAWMRHDRLPTQPARPSTAQAPTPKPTFDFYERLRQEEVLVPVETPVTQNSPLPPPTPKPASEAATTQTKPAAQNAPTASPASTAKYRLQVGSFRDLADAERRKAELALMGFSVNIVEAEVGGAKTYRLRSGQYDKAGADALGKKLQAQGVSSMAVRDN from the coding sequence ATGGCAAAAACCGCGACACGCAGCAGTCCATCATCACGCAAGCGCGACCGTCCACAGAGCACTGGCGCGTTCTGGTTTCTGCTTGGCTCCCTGGTCGGGGCCTTCGGGATGGGACTCGCCTGGATGAGGCACGACAGGCTTCCAACGCAGCCCGCCCGGCCGTCGACCGCCCAGGCACCAACGCCCAAGCCCACCTTCGACTTCTACGAGAGACTGCGGCAGGAAGAAGTCCTGGTTCCAGTAGAAACGCCTGTGACCCAGAACTCGCCGCTGCCGCCCCCCACACCCAAGCCCGCTAGCGAAGCGGCAACAACACAAACCAAGCCCGCCGCACAAAACGCCCCCACTGCAAGCCCGGCGTCGACCGCCAAGTATCGCCTTCAGGTGGGCTCCTTCCGCGACCTCGCGGATGCCGAGCGGCGCAAGGCCGAGCTGGCACTCATGGGGTTTAGTGTGAATATAGTCGAGGCCGAGGTTGGCGGCGCCAAGACCTATCGGCTCAGATCCGGGCAATATGACAAGGCCGGCGCCGATGCGCTCGGCAAGAAACTCCAGGCTCAGGGTGTAAGCAGCATGGCAGTCAGAGACAACTGA
- the coaD gene encoding pantetheine-phosphate adenylyltransferase has protein sequence MRSIVYPGTFDPVTNGHSDLIARAVRLFDQVVVAVAEDSIKPPTFSVAERLEMLRGVTADHPNVEITSFSGLLVDFARGMGVPVIMRGLRAVSDFEYEFQLAGMNRRMAPDIETLFLTPAEQYAYISSSLVKEIARLGGDVSGFVAPSVYAALRERFR, from the coding sequence ATGCGTAGCATCGTTTATCCAGGAACTTTCGATCCCGTCACCAATGGCCATAGCGATCTGATCGCGCGCGCGGTGCGGCTGTTTGATCAGGTGGTGGTTGCGGTGGCCGAGGATTCCATCAAGCCACCAACCTTTTCTGTGGCTGAGCGGCTCGAGATGCTGCGCGGAGTTACGGCGGACCATCCCAATGTCGAGATAACGTCGTTCTCTGGCCTGCTGGTGGATTTTGCCCGCGGCATGGGCGTACCTGTCATCATGCGCGGGCTGCGGGCGGTGTCAGATTTTGAATACGAGTTCCAGCTCGCTGGCATGAACCGGCGCATGGCACCGGACATCGAGACCCTGTTCCTTACGCCCGCAGAGCAGTACGCTTATATCTCCTCGTCCCTGGTCAAGGAGATCGCCCGGCTCGGTGGAGATGTGTCGGGTTTCGTGGCGCCGAGCGTCTATGCTGCATTGCGCGAGCGCTTTCGCTAA
- a CDS encoding ABC transporter permease subunit — MLWTIARREMLTLFQTGLIWLLLAACALILGWIFLSVLDPFVGVEREGLEQITIGALNLRLVRELFGAAAVMLLLIAPLLASRLLSGELRDGRYALLASAPVAPVEILLGKWLALALALLALSLVPLFLCLSLALSAPVDLGLCLSATLGLWLLGLLFAAVGLFGASISAQPAAAAVIAYGILILLSVINRAELSGLQALGLFDWLSWGQHLFWFLIGAVRLSDLGYFLLLSACFLALAERQLVNRLDP; from the coding sequence ATGCTATGGACCATTGCCCGACGCGAGATGCTGACGCTGTTTCAGACCGGTCTGATTTGGCTACTACTGGCCGCTTGCGCCCTGATTCTCGGCTGGATATTTCTGTCCGTGCTCGACCCCTTCGTCGGCGTCGAGCGCGAGGGGCTTGAACAAATCACCATCGGCGCGCTCAATCTGCGCCTGGTGCGCGAACTTTTCGGCGCAGCCGCCGTGATGCTGCTATTAATCGCCCCACTACTCGCAAGCCGCTTGCTAAGCGGCGAGTTGCGCGATGGCCGTTATGCGCTGCTCGCCAGCGCACCTGTGGCACCGGTCGAGATTCTGCTCGGCAAATGGCTGGCGCTCGCCCTGGCGCTGCTGGCCTTGTCCCTGGTGCCGCTGTTTTTGTGTCTCTCGCTAGCACTGAGCGCGCCTGTCGATCTCGGCCTGTGCCTGTCCGCCACCCTTGGCCTCTGGCTACTGGGGCTGCTGTTCGCCGCAGTAGGGCTCTTTGGCGCCAGCATCAGCGCCCAACCCGCCGCGGCGGCCGTGATCGCTTATGGCATCCTGATTCTGCTGTCGGTCATCAATCGCGCCGAACTGTCTGGCCTGCAGGCGCTCGGGCTGTTCGACTGGCTGTCCTGGGGCCAACATCTGTTTTGGTTCCTGATCGGTGCCGTGCGTCTAAGCGATCTTGGCTATTTTCTGCTGCTCAGCGCCTGCTTTCTGGCCCTGGCCGAACGGCAACTCGTGAATCGGCTTGATCCATGA
- a CDS encoding ABC transporter ATP-binding protein translates to MPEEAVLDVQALGRQFGSRQAVRGLDLRLKSGDILGLLGPNGAGKTTCLQMLAGQLAPSRGQVRILGIDLYRSPRPAKRQLGYLPERPPIYPDLRLGEYLHYCGRLRGLRGASLHSAVAGVIGECALEAVRDRLLGRLSKGYRQRVGLAQALLHDPALLLLDEPGDGLDPLQSHELRALIRRRAERGCAVVFSSHRLDEVRNLCTSVLMLNDGRELYRGNLAPECNAALDSAEGAIVRVRLVPPSTPEALAKVEQVASAEAMDDGRIRLRLQPGTDPAKLSRALVERGFGLAELSPEPSDLERLFLDGFGALDRAA, encoded by the coding sequence ATGCCCGAAGAAGCGGTTCTGGACGTTCAGGCGCTTGGTCGCCAGTTTGGTAGCCGGCAAGCGGTGCGTGGGCTTGATCTGCGCCTGAAATCTGGCGATATCCTCGGCCTACTCGGCCCCAATGGTGCCGGCAAGACGACCTGTCTGCAAATGCTGGCTGGTCAGTTGGCGCCCAGTCGTGGCCAGGTTCGCATCCTCGGAATTGATCTCTACCGCTCGCCACGCCCGGCGAAGCGCCAGCTCGGTTATCTGCCCGAACGCCCGCCCATCTACCCCGATCTGCGCCTTGGCGAGTATTTACACTATTGCGGGCGGCTGCGCGGCCTGCGCGGCGCCAGTCTGCATTCTGCTGTGGCCGGCGTGATTGGCGAGTGTGCTCTGGAGGCCGTCCGTGATCGTCTGCTCGGGCGGCTGTCGAAAGGTTACCGCCAGCGCGTCGGTCTGGCACAGGCGCTGCTGCATGATCCCGCGCTCTTGCTGCTCGATGAACCTGGGGACGGACTCGACCCGCTGCAAAGCCATGAGCTACGCGCGCTGATCCGTCGCCGCGCCGAGCGCGGCTGCGCGGTGGTCTTCTCAAGCCACCGGCTTGATGAAGTGCGCAATCTTTGTACCTCAGTGCTCATGCTGAATGATGGACGCGAGCTGTATCGGGGTAATCTCGCGCCTGAGTGCAACGCAGCGCTCGACAGCGCCGAAGGCGCCATTGTCCGCGTGCGCTTGGTACCCCCAAGCACACCGGAAGCGCTCGCCAAAGTGGAGCAAGTTGCGAGCGCCGAGGCGATGGACGATGGTCGCATCCGCCTGCGTCTGCAACCGGGCACCGACCCTGCAAAACTCAGCCGCGCGCTGGTCGAACGCGGCTTTGGCCTCGCGGAGCTCAGCCCGGAGCCGAGCGATCTCGAGCGACTGTTCCTGGACGGCTTCGGCGCCCTTGATCGCGCGGCCTGA
- the mutM gene encoding bifunctional DNA-formamidopyrimidine glycosylase/DNA-(apurinic or apyrimidinic site) lyase, which translates to MPELPEVETTLRGIAPALTGQRIDRLLVRDRRLRQPVSLETEAQVPGQRILHLRRRAKYLLIALEEGSVLVHLGMSGSLRLVPETAAYRPHDHIELTLESGVALRLHDPRRFGIFQWIPEPAETHSLLASLGPEPLSADCDGAYLYQISRNRRAAVKSLIMDSRVLVGVGNIYANEALFMSGIHPARAAGRIGLARYQRLADAIKQVLNAAIEQGGTTLRDFLREDGNPGYFAQQLRVYGRTGEPCRQCGAPIRLGRIGQRSSFYCATCQR; encoded by the coding sequence ATGCCCGAGCTGCCGGAAGTCGAAACCACATTGCGCGGCATTGCGCCGGCCTTGACCGGACAGCGCATCGACAGACTGCTGGTGCGCGACCGGCGCCTGCGCCAGCCGGTCTCACTTGAGACCGAGGCACAGGTGCCAGGTCAGCGGATATTGCACCTGCGCCGGCGCGCCAAATACTTGCTAATTGCTCTGGAGGAGGGGTCGGTGCTGGTGCATCTGGGCATGTCTGGCAGTCTGCGTCTGGTGCCTGAGACAGCGGCCTATCGTCCGCATGATCACATCGAACTGACACTTGAGTCTGGCGTTGCGCTGCGCCTGCACGACCCGCGCCGCTTCGGCATTTTCCAGTGGATTCCCGAGCCGGCCGAGACCCATTCGCTGCTCGCCAGCCTGGGGCCGGAGCCGCTGTCGGCTGACTGCGACGGCGCTTACCTGTACCAGATATCCCGCAACCGGCGCGCAGCGGTCAAGTCGCTCATCATGGACAGCCGGGTGCTAGTCGGCGTTGGCAATATCTACGCCAACGAGGCGCTTTTCATGTCCGGCATTCATCCCGCCCGCGCCGCCGGGCGCATCGGCCTCGCGCGCTACCAACGCCTGGCCGACGCCATCAAGCAGGTGCTCAACGCCGCCATCGAACAGGGCGGCACCACCCTGCGGGACTTTCTGCGCGAGGACGGCAACCCCGGCTATTTCGCCCAACAATTGCGCGTCTATGGCCGCACCGGCGAACCCTGCCGCCAATGCGGCGCGCCCATCCGACTCGGGCGCATCGGCCAGCGTTCCAGCTTCTATTGCGCGACTTGCCAGCGATAA
- a CDS encoding TIGR02679 family protein, with amino-acid sequence MTRSNLCSDHSGVDLQRLRSLLDRPELARILQAVRVGLERGGAERVSIADPTEQERRALDELLGRRPSSGNRLGLPLQYLEDILQRADLAPNLRTAIEALSGPLRDLGAEREDRQRAWRQVFDRHGAEAKRLNAITWLAALEREGLLKRLAGQDPVRAETLLRQALSVLQCLPQRGKTLSTVAAGCLGDAHGLDDGRPVATLVKRALCVDDQTASTDELWAAAGVLVGGGITSTVLVLNLSIDGGGATASIIHAAAGSGEPLYLTLRQLLKDPPVWTPGTTPISICENPAVVAEAANALGSDCAPLICTRGQPSAAVTTLLTQLAGVGAQLRYHGDFDWPGICIANGIINRHGALPWRMGAADYLDASDSGKPLTDGPVTAEWDPELSRAMQARGQVIEEERVIQALLTDLESGVDGA; translated from the coding sequence ATGACCCGCAGCAATCTCTGCTCTGACCATTCCGGGGTCGATTTGCAGCGGCTCAGGTCCTTGCTGGATCGCCCCGAACTTGCACGCATCCTGCAAGCGGTCCGGGTCGGACTGGAGCGCGGCGGCGCGGAGCGGGTCTCCATCGCCGATCCGACCGAGCAGGAGCGCCGGGCGCTGGACGAGCTGCTGGGTCGCCGGCCCAGCAGCGGCAACCGACTCGGCCTGCCTTTACAGTACTTGGAAGACATCCTGCAACGCGCCGATCTGGCCCCGAATCTGCGCACGGCCATCGAAGCTCTTAGTGGACCGCTCCGCGATCTCGGCGCAGAACGTGAAGATCGCCAGCGGGCCTGGCGGCAGGTCTTCGACCGCCATGGCGCGGAGGCAAAACGGCTCAATGCGATCACATGGCTCGCGGCATTGGAGCGCGAGGGCCTCTTGAAGCGGCTCGCCGGCCAGGATCCTGTTCGGGCCGAAACGCTCTTGCGCCAAGCCCTGAGTGTTCTCCAATGTCTCCCGCAACGGGGTAAAACCCTGAGCACAGTGGCGGCCGGTTGTCTCGGCGACGCCCACGGCCTGGACGACGGTCGGCCCGTGGCCACCCTGGTCAAACGCGCCCTGTGCGTCGACGACCAGACGGCTTCCACTGATGAGCTGTGGGCGGCTGCCGGTGTTCTGGTCGGCGGCGGCATCACCAGCACGGTCTTGGTTCTAAACCTGAGCATTGACGGGGGCGGCGCCACCGCGTCCATCATCCATGCCGCCGCCGGCAGTGGCGAGCCGCTCTACCTCACCCTGAGACAGCTCCTGAAAGATCCGCCGGTCTGGACCCCAGGCACGACCCCGATTTCCATCTGCGAGAACCCCGCCGTCGTCGCCGAGGCCGCGAATGCCCTGGGTTCGGATTGCGCCCCATTGATTTGCACCCGAGGCCAACCTAGCGCAGCGGTCACCACCTTGCTGACCCAGCTCGCCGGAGTCGGAGCTCAGCTCAGATACCACGGTGACTTCGACTGGCCCGGCATCTGCATCGCCAACGGCATCATTAATCGCCACGGTGCGCTCCCTTGGCGCATGGGTGCGGCGGACTACCTCGACGCATCGGATTCAGGCAAGCCGTTGACTGACGGCCCGGTCACCGCCGAATGGGACCCGGAGCTCAGCCGGGCCATGCAAGCGCGTGGGCAGGTGATTGAAGAAGAGCGGGTGATCCAAGCCCTCCTGACCGATTTGGAGTCCGGTGTTGACGGCGCCTAA
- a CDS encoding GldG family protein, translated as MTAPQVRPSSPPGARPSRVSRRLADAVYVLLLWALVLLAGWHLARHEIYWDWSSAGRNRLSNESLEVLSALDAPLKVRVFIAPDHPLVREIEQILMRYRRASDQVKVEYIDPIRAPELARRHDVRLLGQILLEYQERREYLDRLDEATLTNAIARLTLTQAPWVALLEGHGERSPGGGTGRDIGRFAQWLEQRGFRLQPVDLSRLSRIPANTNVLILSTPAIALFPGEVEALIDYVAAGGNLLWLLDPGDWQGFQPLANLLGIDSLPGQIVDAAGSAFDVASPNVAVVSDWPAHPLWQGLGAPAFFPGVSAFAPETLSSLAPDWQLITSLESSAQSWNETGPIQGKIAREPELGELAGPLPFALAMTRQVPSALRTGGAEMAASAMDQQRVMLIGDGDFLSNAALERGANRALGLRLLRWLSGVEMMASEAGEKDAPLALTPGRAFVLSVLALVVLPFGFLLLAVVSYWRRRHG; from the coding sequence ATGACGGCACCCCAAGTACGACCCTCCTCCCCGCCCGGCGCGCGCCCAAGCAGAGTCTCGCGGCGCCTCGCCGACGCCGTCTATGTGCTCTTGCTCTGGGCTCTGGTGCTGTTGGCAGGCTGGCATCTGGCCCGGCACGAGATTTACTGGGACTGGTCGAGTGCCGGGCGCAACCGCCTGAGCAACGAGAGCCTGGAGGTACTGTCCGCGCTCGACGCGCCGCTTAAGGTGCGGGTGTTTATCGCGCCTGATCATCCGCTGGTGCGAGAGATTGAGCAGATCCTGATGCGCTATCGGCGCGCCAGCGATCAGGTGAAAGTCGAGTATATCGACCCGATACGCGCCCCCGAACTAGCGCGCCGGCATGATGTGCGTTTGCTCGGGCAGATTCTCCTCGAGTACCAGGAGCGGCGCGAATATCTCGACCGGCTCGATGAAGCGACCCTGACCAATGCCATCGCGCGCCTGACCCTGACCCAAGCACCCTGGGTGGCCCTGCTAGAGGGACATGGTGAGCGCAGTCCGGGTGGCGGCACGGGTCGGGATATCGGACGTTTTGCTCAATGGCTGGAGCAGCGTGGATTTCGTCTACAACCGGTAGACCTGTCCCGTCTGAGCCGGATTCCGGCCAATACCAATGTCCTGATTCTGAGCACCCCGGCCATCGCGCTCTTTCCCGGCGAGGTCGAAGCGCTGATCGACTATGTCGCCGCCGGCGGCAATCTGCTCTGGCTACTCGACCCGGGCGATTGGCAGGGCTTCCAGCCACTCGCGAACTTGCTCGGTATCGACAGCCTGCCGGGGCAAATTGTCGATGCCGCCGGCAGCGCTTTCGATGTCGCATCGCCCAATGTCGCCGTGGTCAGCGACTGGCCCGCACATCCACTCTGGCAGGGCCTGGGCGCACCCGCGTTCTTTCCGGGCGTCTCGGCCTTCGCGCCGGAGACCCTCTCCAGCTTGGCGCCGGACTGGCAACTGATCACGTCGCTTGAGAGCAGCGCCCAGAGTTGGAATGAAACCGGTCCCATCCAGGGCAAGATCGCCCGCGAACCCGAACTGGGCGAACTGGCCGGCCCGCTACCCTTTGCGCTGGCAATGACGCGCCAAGTGCCCAGTGCCCTGCGCACAGGTGGTGCTGAGATGGCCGCATCCGCGATGGACCAACAGCGCGTGATGCTGATCGGTGACGGCGATTTTCTCAGTAACGCGGCACTTGAACGCGGGGCAAATCGCGCGCTCGGCCTGCGTCTGCTGCGCTGGCTAAGCGGTGTGGAGATGATGGCCAGCGAGGCGGGTGAAAAGGATGCGCCGCTCGCGCTCACGCCAGGTCGAGCCTTTGTGCTGAGTGTCTTGGCGCTGGTGGTATTGCCATTTGGCTTTTTGCTGCTGGCGGTCGTGAGCTACTGGCGTCGCCGTCATGGTTGA
- a CDS encoding YfhL family 4Fe-4S dicluster ferredoxin, giving the protein MALIITDECINCDVCEPECPNGAISQGDEIYVIQADLCTECVGHYETSQCVEVCPVDCIITDPDNTENEEQLRAKYERITSENG; this is encoded by the coding sequence ATGGCATTAATCATCACCGACGAATGTATCAACTGCGACGTGTGCGAGCCCGAGTGTCCTAACGGCGCCATCTCCCAGGGAGACGAGATCTATGTGATCCAGGCAGATCTCTGCACTGAGTGCGTCGGCCACTATGAAACCTCCCAATGCGTGGAGGTCTGCCCGGTCGACTGCATCATCACCGACCCGGACAATACCGAGAACGAAGAACAGCTGCGCGCCAAGTACGAGCGCATCACGTCTGAAAACGGCTGA